ATCACCAGAAATAAGTAATGTGCGTCACGAGTATGATTCATTGCGTGAGCTTTGCGAAACTGCCCTAGAGCAAGAAATCAGCGTAAGCAACGCGATCAACCGAGTGGTAGAAGCGGCTCGCAAGACCAACGATTATGCTACAGATAATTTTATGCAGTGGTTTGTAAATGAGCAGATAGAGGAAGAAGCCATTGCTCGTCGTATTGTAGAGTTGTTTGAAATTATTGGTGAAGACGGCGTTGGTTTGTTTACCATCGACAAACAAATTGGTCAGGTACGCGAACAGCACGGTAACTAATAAGACCAATTAAAAAGATAAATGAAGAAGCCCCTGACAACTCAGGGGCTTTTTTTGTGAGGTTATGCTTTAGGTAAAACTACAAAAATAACCTA
This is a stretch of genomic DNA from Microscilla marina ATCC 23134. It encodes these proteins:
- a CDS encoding ferritin encodes the protein MKDLVRLKTSLAEDMESILNDQIKIESNSSAKYLAMASWCAEKGFEKATTFFMTQADEERSHMLRIFNYIIERGGKAVSPEISNVRHEYDSLRELCETALEQEISVSNAINRVVEAARKTNDYATDNFMQWFVNEQIEEEAIARRIVELFEIIGEDGVGLFTIDKQIGQVREQHGN